AGGTTTCCTCAGAACAGCTGCCCGACACTGCCTATTAAACTGTGAACTACACACGCACCAAAGGTTAATTGAAGGAGGCTAGATGCGGGAAGACACAGGGCCAAACATGCCACACACTCGCAAAAGTACCCAAGTGATGCAAATCGCATTTAAAGAACTGGAAGTAACCATCACACTAAATCTATCTAATTTTAATCTGGCTAGCATTCTTAGGATATTTCACACACTTTCCGGACTCACACCTGCTGCCTCTCTTCAATTATGGTCACGCCAACGGGGATTGCTGGGTGGTACGTATTCTAAAGGGTGGCGCATCGGGCTGCCGTGCTGAAAGAACAGGTTTCGAAACCAACAGCCGGGCCAACTTTGGTCGCTCGGTATGTAGCGATGTGTTTGCGTCGgagcgctcttcaatgaacctctgttACGCCCACTTGAGTTATTTATGTGGCACTGGTTGGGCGCCGCTCTTGAATGAATCTCTTCGATGCCATCTTGGGCAACTGGGTGCTTACCGTTGTGTTTGTGCACCTCCTtaacgacaaaaaagaaagagatccTCTAAACGTTCTTCCCTGATTGGCGGAATCAAACCTGTGATCCGCGGCGCCACTTCCAGATGGCGCAACGGGCACAgcaggaagcgcgagagaggaggcCAGCTGCATACACGCTTACGCGTCGGCAATACGGTGTGCCGCAACATTGCTTCGGCTATATTCGCGTTACCGTCGTTAATATTTATCGTGACACTGGGTTCGGCCAGTATATTTTTTTTCCCGTCTGGGCCTGAAGAAACACCGTCCCTTTGCGGTCGACTTCATCTAGCACATCGTCGAGGTGCGACATCTGTGTAGCTGCTGCTGGCGTTAGTAAACACGCCAACCTTGTGACAGGCGTTGTATCTACGAAGGCgctgttctttgttgctgtgcagTAGTTGTATCGTGTGCCGCGTCACACCATCCCGCCTCTGCGTATTTTGACAACATGGTGTTAAGCGGCCGATTGTGACTCTAATCGTTGCTACCACTTTCAATGATGGACCTTCAAGGGAAACTGCTCATTTTATTCGTAAAATTTCCGACGGCCAGACGTCTACTATGGTGCGTTTTAACAGTAATATAATATTGCGCGTTGCCAAAAAAACTGCTTTTTAAATCAGCTTCGGCCAGTGTCTACTTTGATGTAAGTGAACAATTTTCGGCTGTAATCACCGTTTCTGTTCCAACTTTCCAGAAAAACGCCAACCTAAGACCGTCTGCAGCCTCCCGCCTAAAACTAGGCAATGCTGGGGCAGCTCGCGCCACTGGTACTTTGATCCCACGACAAACTCTTGCAAAATGTTGCAAGGCAAGCTTTGTGCCGACAACGCGAACGGCTTTTCGACTTGCGCAAAGTGCTTGTACAGATGCAGCAGTAAGTCCACAGATTTTTTCATTGTTGCTCGACCCATGGATGTAGCTCTGATTAAACATTGTTCTGTTACTGTTCTTAGTGAATCCTATAACATATGCGATAACGGGAAACAATAATTTTTCTGGGAAGTACAGCTAACGTTTAATCTTTTATTTACCTCAGGTACCAAACCGGAGACCATCTGCCCAAGAAGTTCAATGCAAGGCCAGAACACTTTGTGGTTGCCGGGTCAGCGAACCCCACAGGAAGCGCCAATACTGAATACGCAACCAATTTGGCCCACACAACAAGGACACTCAGAGTCCACTAGCTGGCTGCCAGGTCGGCAAAACTCACAGGCAACCCGAATGCCATCTACGCAACCAATTTGGCCCACTCAACAAGGACACTCAGAATCCGCTAGCTGGCTGCCAGGTCGGCAAAACTCACAGGGAACCCGAATGCCATCGACGCAACCAATTTGGCCTCCTCATCAAAGCCACTCCGGAAACAACTGGTTTCCGGGTTGGCAAAGCTCACAGGGAACCTCAATTCCTAATCCGCAACCAACTTGGTACCCTCCTCACGGGCGCTCAGAGAACAGCCACTTGTTTCCGGGGGGTGAAAACCCGAAGGAAACCCGAAATAACAATCGACAACCAAGCTTGCCCCCTGACCAAGGACGCTCTAAAAACTATAATACAAGCATGTATGCTTTTCTTAATTAAAGAGAATGTCCTCTGTGTCTTCCATTACAATTTATATAAATGTAAAGAGCTTGATTTTACAGGCACGATCTTTATTGGAATAGGGTATCAGAATAATCAAAAATGTTTCTCAAGAAAAACAAGATTATCTGTTCAAGGTGTTCTTGAAAATACAACGGTAATTTCACTGCAATATACGATTATGAACGTTTCATTGAAGTATATCTAAGCAGTAGAGACGGAAAAATGCATTTTGCAATAAAGGTATTTTTTGCTTGTGCTAGACTGTAGATTGCATCAACCAGTGACTGCGCGAATATTTCTCCCTACTTAGTCGTGCCACATCTAACCATTTCAATATTGAAACTTGCTCGGAATAAAATCGAGCGGCTGATAATGAAAACTAAATATTAAGTATGTACCTCCACGCGGCTAACATGACAGCCGCATATCTTGGTAGTGTTGAACTGCGTGCACCCCGAAGCAATAATTTGATAGACAGCATTATAGGCACCATGCACCAAATAAGAGCAACGATTGGGTTATTGTGGAAAGCATAAAATGCATTATGTACAGAAGAGGTGCTATTTACACGAAGGCACATCGCATGGTGAAACAAAAAGCGAGCACTAGTAGGGTATTTCATTAGGAAAATTGGTGGCGAGCCTTAACATAAGGTGCACTTAGTATACACGGCATTTTATTCACGCCTAAGTAATTCTCATTTTTACTGATTTGGTATTGCAGCATTCACGTCATGCGTGCTAATCTTATAAGTCCACGAATTCAAATGACCTCTCTTTCCCGCACACGCTATTTACCAGGGTGGAGAAATGAGATTTCTCTCGGCGGCGTAATGTATCTACCCAAACACGTAGATGTACAATTATCTAATATTTGCGCTTCTTACCAGCTCGTGTACGAATGCTGTGTTTATAAATGAACCGATATTTCTCATAACCCCTGTATATCTCGCACAAACAGTTCGTTGCAGAACCAGAGCAGTATCTTAGACTTATTTAAGACTGCTAAAAGCGGAGGCCACGAAGTATATTACAATTTATGCATCAGGGACAGTGTCTGCCGTATCGGAATGACTAACATTGCTAAGGCTATACAATTGTCGCTGCATACAATGTTGCTGcgt
The sequence above is a segment of the Dermacentor variabilis isolate Ectoservices chromosome 7, ASM5094787v1, whole genome shotgun sequence genome. Coding sequences within it:
- the LOC142587163 gene encoding uncharacterized protein LOC142587163, which gives rise to MKPSSSVLVLLVSLTYVHDMTLAGFFSFGKKKTPASCSKPPYLGRCERTNRGWYFDPTVGWCKMFNYGPCGGGLNNFQSEMQCLEYCLQKRQPKTVCSLPPKTRQCWGSSRHWYFDPTTNSCKMLQGKLCADNANGFSTCAKCLYRCSSTKPETICPRSSMQGQNTLWLPGQRTPQEAPILNTQPIWPTQQGHSESTSWLPGRQNSQATRMPSTQPIWPTQQGHSESASWLPGRQNSQGTRMPSTQPIWPPHQSHSGNNWFPGWQSSQGTSIPNPQPTWYPPHGRSENSHLFPGGENPKETRNNNRQPSLPPDQGRSKNYNTSMYAFLN